A genomic region of Candidatus Neomarinimicrobiota bacterium contains the following coding sequences:
- the ftsW gene encoding putative lipid II flippase FtsW, whose amino-acid sequence MQNNRNYPKNLIMLLLIILVLGIIVQYSASSYLSTEKYNDPNYLIKQQILKILAALPLFFFFLFLDYRFLKRITYLFVFLSFILLVLCFVMNKGTIKRWITIGPIRIQPSEFSKLTLIIFISYYIDKYKESVSIDIKKFLFISSIIFITLFLIILQKDYSTSAAIFIICLTILFIGNVNLKNILILLGLFAISSLIFILIEPYRLSRVLLFISPEKGKADGNYQIMQSLISLGNGGLFGKGIGKSIEKNMYLPNPHTDFIFSVLGEEFGFIGTSIIMVLFLILFINCIRVSIKTDNTFGKLLGLGLSISIFMYFILNVAVVVNLLPVTGLPLPFISYGGSAMMYNLSAMAILINISKKIKAKEEKITLTVEYV is encoded by the coding sequence ATGCAAAATAATAGGAATTACCCGAAAAATCTTATAATGCTACTTTTAATAATTCTAGTATTAGGTATAATTGTTCAATATAGTGCCAGCTCATATTTATCCACAGAAAAATACAATGATCCAAACTATTTAATAAAACAACAGATTTTAAAAATACTGGCTGCATTGCCATTATTTTTCTTTTTCCTTTTTTTGGACTACAGATTCTTAAAGAGGATAACTTATCTCTTCGTTTTTTTATCCTTTATCCTTCTAGTTTTATGCTTCGTAATGAACAAAGGGACAATAAAAAGGTGGATAACGATTGGTCCGATAAGGATTCAACCTTCTGAATTTTCTAAATTAACTCTCATAATTTTTATATCATACTATATAGATAAATATAAAGAATCAGTCAGTATTGATATAAAAAAGTTTCTATTTATTTCGTCAATAATATTTATTACCCTATTTTTAATCATTTTGCAAAAAGACTATAGTACATCAGCAGCCATTTTCATTATTTGCTTAACTATCTTATTTATTGGAAATGTAAATCTAAAAAACATATTAATTCTCCTTGGCTTATTTGCCATCAGCTCTTTGATTTTTATCCTGATAGAGCCTTATCGTCTAAGTAGAGTGTTATTATTTATCTCACCAGAAAAGGGCAAAGCTGACGGCAATTATCAAATAATGCAATCCTTAATATCCCTGGGTAATGGCGGTCTCTTTGGTAAAGGAATTGGTAAAAGTATAGAAAAAAACATGTATCTACCAAATCCCCACACTGATTTTATCTTCTCTGTTTTGGGAGAGGAATTTGGCTTTATCGGTACGTCAATTATTATGGTATTGTTTCTAATACTATTTATCAATTGCATCAGAGTATCTATAAAAACTGACAATACCTTTGGTAAGCTACTCGGACTTGGACTTTCTATAAGTATTTTTATGTATTTTATTTTAAATGTTGCCGTCGTGGTAAATCTCCTTCCAGTAACTGGATTGCCACTACCGTTTATAAGTTATGGTGGATCAGCAATGATGTACAATTTATCAGCTATGGCAATTTTAATTAATATTTCAAAGAAAATTAAAGCGAAGGAAGAAAAAATTACTTTGACGGTGGAATATGTATAA
- the murD gene encoding UDP-N-acetylmuramoyl-L-alanine--D-glutamate ligase, with product MSEKVKKEIEELEHKKVAILGAGTSGIWASFLLAGKCKSILLSEIKQKIFDNAELKSLINAGVKIETGGHSDEVLKSDLVIVSPGISSDSDIIKKIKSRKIEIISEIELAYWFSYKHKIIAVTGSNGKSTTTYLLYQILSKAGYNVYYGGNIGIPYSKIVKNGDTFNDDTIIVLEISSFQLEYIKHFKPFICIVMNITPDHIDRHKTFNNYIRAKLNIYKNQDKNDYYIYNDDDPILKERLPSKPNIIPFSIHKNTGSPIIFENDTFITIDKVKIAERKDFRLPGEHNTYNLLASLNAYMVISNSRKHLKKIIMTLTGLKHRMEYVDSIKGVKFYNDSKATNIDSVKYAIRGLDKPIILILGGKDKGANFEELKPIIKGKVKKIIAIGECKSKITNIFKEYIPCKEAISMFDAVIGGFLSADKGNIVLLSPACASFDMYKNFEERGNDFINCVKILKSMYAK from the coding sequence ATGAGTGAGAAAGTTAAGAAAGAAATAGAAGAACTGGAGCATAAAAAGGTAGCAATCCTTGGAGCTGGTACCAGTGGTATCTGGGCTTCTTTTTTACTCGCTGGAAAATGCAAAAGTATTTTACTGTCAGAAATAAAACAAAAAATATTTGATAATGCCGAATTAAAATCTTTAATAAATGCAGGTGTTAAAATAGAAACAGGTGGGCACAGTGATGAAGTGCTTAAAAGCGATTTGGTAATTGTTAGTCCAGGGATATCATCCGATAGCGACATTATTAAAAAAATTAAATCTAGGAAAATAGAGATAATCAGTGAAATTGAACTGGCATACTGGTTCAGTTATAAACATAAAATTATCGCTGTCACTGGCTCAAATGGGAAATCCACAACCACCTACCTACTATACCAGATACTTAGCAAGGCAGGTTATAACGTTTATTACGGTGGAAATATTGGAATCCCCTATTCCAAGATAGTAAAAAATGGTGATACATTTAACGATGATACTATAATCGTACTTGAAATAAGCAGTTTCCAGCTGGAATACATCAAGCATTTTAAGCCATTTATATGTATTGTAATGAATATTACCCCTGATCACATTGATAGACATAAAACCTTTAATAATTATATAAGAGCAAAATTAAATATTTATAAAAATCAGGATAAAAACGATTACTATATTTACAATGACGACGATCCAATCTTGAAAGAAAGATTACCTTCAAAGCCAAATATTATCCCCTTCTCTATTCATAAAAACACAGGATCACCTATTATTTTCGAGAACGACACCTTTATAACAATAGATAAAGTAAAAATTGCTGAAAGAAAGGATTTCCGATTGCCTGGTGAACACAACACATATAATTTGCTTGCAAGTTTAAATGCCTATATGGTTATATCAAATAGTCGCAAACATTTAAAAAAAATAATAATGACATTAACTGGATTAAAACATAGAATGGAGTACGTTGATAGCATTAAAGGAGTAAAATTTTATAACGATTCAAAAGCAACAAATATTGATTCAGTAAAATATGCTATCAGAGGGTTGGATAAGCCAATAATATTGATACTCGGAGGTAAAGATAAAGGAGCAAATTTTGAAGAGCTGAAACCTATTATCAAAGGAAAAGTAAAGAAAATAATTGCCATTGGGGAATGTAAAAGCAAAATAACAAATATATTTAAGGAATATATCCCATGCAAAGAGGCAATATCAATGTTCGACGCTGTTATTGGCGGATTTCTATCTGCGGATAAAGGGAATATAGTTTTACTATCACCTGCCTGTGCAAGTTTTGATATGTATAAAAATTTCGAAGAAAGAGGCAATGACTTCATAAACTGTGTAAAAATTTTGAAGAGTATGTATGCAAAATAA
- a CDS encoding phospho-N-acetylmuramoyl-pentapeptide-transferase yields MFYEFLYPLKNLFSPFNIFHYITFRAAMSAITALLLSFLIGPAIIKYLKKNQIGEIVRHNSPSTHLSKQGTPTMGGIIILISVLTSMLLWGNLSNVYTIIILIATIWMGLIGFIDDYLKSVKGYKDGLVAKYKLIGQLTFGLALGLFIYFCNHFEEYNSITSIPFLKNANVDFGLFYIIFIAVVITGTSNAVNLTDGLDGLATGLVGIISLTLSIICYITGRVDFSSYLNTIYIPGSGELTVYSMALSGALLGFLWFNCKPAEVFMGDTGSLFLGGAIGTIAVLAKKEILLVLLGGIFVVEAASVLIQVTYFKYTKKKYGEGKRVFLMAPLHHHFELKGWPETKIVIRFWIIGILLALISLSSFKLL; encoded by the coding sequence ATGTTTTACGAATTTTTATATCCTTTAAAAAACCTTTTCAGCCCATTTAATATTTTCCATTATATCACATTTAGAGCTGCAATGTCAGCGATAACTGCTCTTCTTTTAAGCTTTCTAATTGGACCCGCTATAATAAAATACCTAAAGAAGAATCAAATCGGTGAAATTGTACGACATAATAGTCCATCTACTCACCTATCCAAGCAGGGCACCCCAACTATGGGCGGTATAATAATTTTAATCTCAGTACTAACATCTATGCTTCTATGGGGTAATCTATCCAACGTTTATACAATTATTATTCTTATAGCAACCATCTGGATGGGGCTGATTGGATTTATCGACGACTACTTAAAATCTGTTAAGGGATACAAAGACGGACTTGTTGCAAAGTATAAACTAATAGGTCAGCTAACATTTGGCTTAGCTCTTGGACTATTTATTTACTTTTGCAATCACTTTGAGGAATATAATTCAATCACATCTATACCTTTTTTGAAAAATGCCAATGTTGATTTTGGATTGTTCTATATAATATTCATTGCCGTTGTGATAACAGGAACTTCTAACGCAGTCAACCTTACCGATGGACTCGATGGATTAGCAACTGGACTCGTTGGCATTATATCACTTACATTGTCTATTATTTGTTACATCACCGGCCGTGTTGATTTTAGCAGTTACTTAAATACTATTTATATACCTGGCTCTGGTGAATTAACTGTCTATTCTATGGCATTATCCGGCGCCTTGCTGGGATTTCTCTGGTTTAATTGTAAACCAGCAGAAGTATTCATGGGAGATACTGGAAGCCTATTTCTCGGTGGAGCTATAGGTACCATTGCCGTACTGGCCAAAAAGGAAATATTACTCGTATTACTCGGCGGGATATTTGTTGTTGAAGCAGCCAGTGTATTAATTCAAGTAACCTATTTCAAATACACTAAGAAAAAATATGGAGAAGGGAAAAGGGTTTTTCTTATGGCACCCTTACATCATCATTTTGAACTTAAGGGATGGCCTGAAACGAAAATAGTCATAAGATTCTGGATAATTGGAATATTACTGGCTTTAATCAGCTTAAGCAGTTTCAAATTATTATGA
- the murF gene encoding UDP-N-acetylmuramoyl-tripeptide--D-alanyl-D-alanine ligase: protein MITKEIIEETRLGELKNFYRYATGASIDTRILKKGDIFFALVGENTDGHNFISDAFENGASLCVVSKLWFEKNKDRFKSMPFWIVDDPLKAMQTLSKFYLKRFDIPRLAITGTAGKTTCRKFIFTVLSTKYNVHTTIGNYNNHIGMPLSILSLNRNHQISIVEIGTNKPGEIAYLCDILKPTHGLITNIGYGHIEFFGSKKGVAEEKGSLFKILPESGIAYVNMDDPYIVRIDTSAKKITYGIKRKKCDYHATILEFDNFGRATIKLNSHIIKISTPGRFSVYNALTAYTVAKSFTIEDEAIIEALSKLEPDPQRFNITDFNGIKIIDDTYNANPDSTSASIETLNLMNTGGKKIFIFGDMLELGKHSIKAHKSIGTQISRSNIDEFYCTGNLAYHSYLRAKELGFKKAYHYENKIELANAVIKNIKKGDLILIKGSRGSKMEEIIEYIMKGV, encoded by the coding sequence ATGATTACAAAAGAAATAATAGAAGAAACCAGGCTTGGAGAATTAAAAAACTTTTACAGATACGCAACAGGAGCTTCTATAGACACCAGAATTCTTAAAAAAGGAGATATATTTTTTGCACTCGTGGGTGAAAATACAGATGGACATAATTTTATCAGCGATGCCTTTGAAAATGGTGCCTCTCTATGTGTTGTAAGTAAGCTCTGGTTTGAAAAAAATAAAGATAGATTCAAAAGCATGCCGTTCTGGATAGTAGACGATCCACTAAAAGCTATGCAAACTCTATCAAAATTTTATTTGAAAAGATTTGACATACCAAGACTAGCAATCACCGGAACGGCTGGGAAAACAACATGTAGAAAGTTTATTTTCACTGTGCTTTCAACAAAATACAATGTTCATACAACAATTGGCAATTACAATAACCATATCGGGATGCCCCTTTCCATTTTATCCCTAAATAGGAATCACCAAATCAGCATAGTAGAAATAGGTACCAATAAACCAGGAGAAATCGCCTACCTGTGCGATATTTTAAAACCAACCCATGGCCTTATTACAAATATAGGCTATGGACATATTGAGTTTTTTGGTTCAAAAAAAGGCGTAGCTGAGGAAAAAGGGAGCCTGTTTAAAATTTTGCCAGAGAGTGGAATAGCATATGTAAATATGGATGATCCTTACATAGTGAGAATAGATACATCTGCGAAAAAAATTACCTATGGCATAAAAAGAAAGAAATGTGACTATCACGCAACAATTTTGGAATTCGATAACTTTGGTAGAGCCACTATCAAATTAAATAGTCACATAATCAAAATATCAACACCAGGCAGATTTTCAGTTTATAATGCTCTCACTGCATATACAGTCGCTAAAAGCTTCACCATCGAAGATGAGGCTATAATAGAAGCACTAAGTAAACTTGAGCCTGATCCGCAAAGATTCAATATAACTGATTTCAATGGCATCAAAATAATCGATGATACATATAATGCCAATCCAGATTCAACTTCTGCATCAATTGAAACGTTAAACTTGATGAATACGGGAGGTAAGAAAATTTTTATCTTTGGTGATATGCTTGAGCTTGGAAAACACTCAATTAAAGCCCATAAATCAATTGGGACTCAAATTTCGAGGTCCAATATAGACGAATTCTACTGCACTGGAAATCTCGCATATCATAGCTATCTAAGAGCCAAGGAATTAGGATTCAAGAAAGCATACCACTACGAAAATAAAATAGAATTGGCAAATGCAGTAATTAAAAATATAAAAAAAGGTGACCTGATATTAATAAAAGGCTCAAGAGGAAGTAAAATGGAGGAAATAATTGAATACATAATGAAAGGTGTATAG
- a CDS encoding UDP-N-acetylmuramoyl-L-alanyl-D-glutamate--2,6-diaminopimelate ligase: protein MTNNYTVETKKILRDLKYELRGHLPEKIAGITDNSRDVKKGFAFIAVKGLKHDGHNFISDVIQKKPSLLIVEKFIDNVNVPQIKVKNTRSALSKIAANFYDNPSKKLKIIGVTGTNGKTTTIILLSNILRKAGYTAETIGTLGYTLKGENYKLGLTTPDSLQIQSILNRYIKNKIEYVVMEVSSHSLALHRVDSIKFDFVIFTNISQDHLDFHKTIEDYVKAKLKLFEMPNYNKYCLINIDDRFFKIFIKGSRGKVYTYSLYNSNADFKWSVSTTYNEGINGIIESGSDKITIKSALSGKFNLYNILAASSCARLIGLDKEIISSAILDVKNIPGRFQEFRIPGKPRIIIDYAHTPDAFENVLSSIINIKNKNGKLITVFGCGGNRDRKKRPKMAKIAEKYSDFCIVTNDNPRFENPDLIINDIMAGFKNKNLFTVIKDRKEAITHAIKISTDNDIIAILGKGHEDYQEINGVRSPFSDLEVVKNILKE, encoded by the coding sequence ATGACTAATAATTATACAGTTGAAACAAAAAAAATATTAAGAGATCTCAAATATGAATTAAGAGGCCATCTACCGGAGAAAATCGCAGGTATAACGGATAACTCAAGAGATGTTAAAAAAGGTTTTGCCTTTATTGCGGTGAAGGGACTAAAACACGATGGACACAATTTTATCTCCGATGTTATTCAAAAAAAACCATCGTTACTTATCGTAGAAAAGTTTATTGATAATGTCAATGTCCCACAGATAAAAGTAAAAAACACTCGCAGTGCTCTCTCAAAAATCGCTGCAAATTTCTATGATAACCCATCTAAAAAGCTAAAGATAATTGGTGTAACAGGAACAAATGGTAAAACCACAACAATAATTTTATTATCAAATATATTAAGAAAAGCTGGATATACTGCTGAAACTATTGGTACATTGGGATATACACTAAAAGGAGAAAATTATAAGCTGGGACTTACTACTCCAGATAGCCTGCAAATACAATCAATCTTAAATCGATATATAAAAAACAAAATAGAATATGTAGTAATGGAAGTATCCTCCCATTCCTTAGCTCTTCACAGAGTAGATTCTATAAAATTTGATTTCGTAATTTTCACTAATATTTCTCAGGACCACCTCGACTTTCATAAAACAATAGAAGATTATGTAAAAGCTAAATTAAAATTATTCGAAATGCCCAATTATAATAAATATTGTCTTATAAATATAGATGATCGGTTCTTTAAAATTTTTATAAAAGGATCTCGGGGTAAAGTATATACTTACTCTCTATACAATAGTAATGCTGATTTTAAATGGTCTGTATCAACAACTTATAATGAAGGAATAAATGGTATAATAGAAAGTGGTTCAGATAAGATAACAATTAAATCCGCCCTTTCCGGAAAGTTTAATCTTTACAACATATTAGCAGCTTCCTCGTGTGCAAGATTAATAGGTCTGGATAAAGAAATTATATCATCTGCAATTTTAGATGTAAAAAATATACCAGGAAGATTTCAGGAGTTCAGAATTCCAGGCAAACCCAGAATTATAATCGATTATGCTCATACACCCGACGCTTTTGAAAATGTACTTAGCTCAATCATCAATATTAAAAATAAAAATGGAAAACTTATAACTGTATTCGGTTGCGGTGGGAATAGAGATAGAAAAAAAAGACCTAAAATGGCAAAAATAGCAGAGAAATATTCTGATTTCTGCATTGTTACAAACGATAATCCAAGGTTTGAAAATCCTGATCTCATAATTAACGACATAATGGCAGGCTTTAAAAATAAAAACTTATTTACCGTAATTAAAGATAGAAAAGAAGCTATTACTCATGCAATTAAAATCTCGACTGACAATGATATAATAGCAATACTTGGCAAAGGTCACGAAGATTATCAGGAAATAAATGGTGTTAGATCTCCTTTTAGCGATCTTGAAGTAGTAAAAAATATATTAAAAGAATGA
- a CDS encoding transpeptidase family protein yields MVDSRIIKFRAGIVLTILIFFWATILIKLFIIQIIDSNCYKEICLKQSTEKEIIEPIRGTIFDRNGNPLTMNILTYSIFAHPYLITDKKKIAENLSKLTGKPISYYYNLINNKKTFVWIEKELTIDKINEKYIDSIRTQGIEIKKKYRRYYPYKDIFAHVIGFVGTENKGLCGLELQYDPILRGVPGWKIILKDGFGRVIPASVKKIKKAINGNDIYLTLDKEYQTILYEELKTAYQVNKADKAMGIIMNPKTGEILAIASVPSYDPNRPGKYPIANQKISSITDIFEPGSTLKIITAAAALEEKKIEPDDTIFCEYGKITIGDIIIHDAEPYGTLKFSEVIEKSSNIGTIKIAHKVGKKKLYEYFLRFGFGTKTGVNLPGEENGIVHELEDWNEITLAQVSIGQGICSTVIQLASAYCAIANSGYLMKPIIVRQIISPDNIKVKDFSPELIRKVTSKTTSLKLRSMLELTVEEGTGIHASIKGIKIAGKTGTAQKVIDGKYSKRDYIANFVGFTPVEDPKYLCVVVVDNPRGKYHTGGYVSAPVVRDVFKRIINIDDNLTNFVENKIKNNEKITSQNNSYNYQKNEKPLLITYSLSNRMPNLIGKTLRESLNLIVGLNLDIEIDGSGVVYYQSIKPGSIVKPNDKCLIKLKEYD; encoded by the coding sequence ATGGTGGATAGCAGGATTATAAAATTTAGAGCTGGAATTGTTTTAACAATTCTAATATTCTTTTGGGCTACTATACTAATAAAACTTTTTATAATTCAGATTATTGATAGTAACTGTTATAAAGAGATTTGTCTCAAACAATCAACAGAAAAAGAAATTATAGAACCAATTCGAGGAACAATTTTTGACAGAAATGGGAATCCTCTAACAATGAATATTCTAACTTATTCTATCTTTGCACATCCATACTTAATAACAGATAAGAAAAAAATAGCCGAAAATCTTAGTAAATTAACAGGAAAACCAATAAGCTACTATTACAACCTTATTAATAATAAAAAAACTTTTGTCTGGATTGAAAAGGAATTAACAATAGACAAAATAAATGAAAAATATATCGACTCAATAAGAACTCAGGGAATCGAAATAAAAAAAAAGTATCGTAGATATTATCCCTATAAGGACATATTTGCTCATGTAATAGGTTTTGTCGGCACTGAAAATAAAGGTCTTTGTGGCTTGGAACTACAATATGATCCAATACTAAGAGGTGTACCTGGCTGGAAAATCATCCTAAAGGATGGATTTGGCAGAGTAATCCCTGCCTCTGTAAAAAAGATTAAAAAGGCTATAAATGGGAACGATATATATCTTACATTGGATAAAGAATATCAGACAATTCTATATGAGGAATTAAAAACCGCATATCAGGTTAATAAAGCCGACAAAGCAATGGGTATCATAATGAACCCAAAAACAGGAGAAATACTGGCAATAGCTTCAGTTCCATCCTACGACCCCAATAGACCGGGAAAATACCCTATAGCAAATCAAAAAATAAGCTCAATCACAGATATCTTCGAACCAGGTTCCACCCTTAAAATAATCACTGCTGCAGCAGCTCTCGAAGAAAAAAAGATAGAACCTGATGATACAATTTTTTGTGAATATGGAAAGATAACAATAGGAGATATAATAATCCATGATGCAGAGCCTTACGGAACCTTAAAATTTTCCGAGGTGATAGAGAAAAGCAGCAATATTGGTACTATAAAAATTGCTCATAAAGTTGGTAAGAAAAAACTCTATGAATACTTTCTAAGGTTTGGCTTCGGAACAAAAACGGGGGTAAATCTACCAGGTGAAGAAAATGGAATCGTTCATGAATTAGAAGACTGGAACGAAATAACCCTGGCTCAGGTCTCAATTGGGCAAGGAATATGTTCAACGGTGATTCAATTAGCAAGCGCTTATTGTGCTATTGCTAATAGTGGATATTTGATGAAACCTATAATTGTACGTCAAATTATCTCACCAGATAATATAAAAGTAAAAGATTTTTCACCGGAGCTAATAAGAAAAGTTACAAGTAAGACAACTTCGCTTAAACTAAGGAGTATGCTTGAATTAACTGTCGAGGAAGGGACTGGTATACATGCAAGCATTAAAGGTATTAAAATTGCTGGCAAAACTGGTACGGCGCAAAAAGTAATAGATGGCAAATACAGTAAAAGAGATTATATCGCGAACTTTGTAGGTTTCACCCCTGTCGAGGATCCGAAATACCTTTGCGTCGTAGTCGTGGACAATCCAAGAGGAAAATATCATACAGGTGGATATGTATCTGCTCCTGTCGTTAGAGATGTTTTTAAAAGAATTATTAATATAGATGACAATCTCACCAACTTTGTAGAAAATAAAATTAAGAACAATGAAAAAATAACTAGCCAAAATAATAGCTATAACTATCAAAAAAATGAAAAGCCATTATTAATTACTTATTCATTGTCAAATAGAATGCCAAATCTGATAGGGAAAACTCTAAGAGAATCGTTAAATTTAATAGTAGGTCTGAACCTGGACATTGAGATTGATGGTTCAGGAGTTGTTTATTATCAATCCATTAAACCAGGATCTATAGTAAAACCAAACGATAAATGTTTGATAAAGTTAAAAGAATATGACTAA
- the ftsL gene encoding cell division protein FtsL — protein MKKRRKSSINFLNKIPPSLFAFIVIMFLLFQYIYVGNTIRILNAEITRLQEIRAKLITQNNIISAEIERLSGPDRIKEIAQDKLGMVIPKPETLLVVINQQEE, from the coding sequence ATGAAAAAACGCAGGAAATCATCAATTAATTTTCTCAACAAAATTCCACCATCACTTTTTGCATTCATCGTAATTATGTTTTTACTTTTTCAGTACATTTATGTAGGAAACACAATAAGGATTCTAAACGCAGAAATAACCAGACTACAGGAAATCAGGGCAAAATTAATCACACAAAACAACATAATTTCAGCAGAAATAGAAAGACTTTCAGGACCTGATCGAATTAAGGAAATAGCACAGGACAAATTAGGAATGGTAATTCCAAAGCCAGAAACCCTACTTGTGGTTATAAATCAGCAGGAAGAGTAA
- the rsmH gene encoding 16S rRNA (cytosine(1402)-N(4))-methyltransferase RsmH, with the protein MANYHVPVLVNETVKYLINNIDGVYVDCTAGTGGHIEAISQHLSKNAVIIAIDGDEQSLDICKNRFKNMNNIIYANDNFKNIKKIIFTNGYTKLDGILVDLGLSNFLLNSSGRGFTYKKDEPLDMRFITSQKYTARSFLNNAPFEELKSELKKYSEDRYAAKIAREIIKERATQPIETTGQLVSIIKRVAPEPFLTKTLSRIFQAIRIHVNKEMENLQALLEQSISILNPGGRIVIISYHSIEDRIVKNFFKTESTDCICPDNFPICTCNHKKTIKILTRKHITPGKNEIEKNPNARSAKLRAAERLN; encoded by the coding sequence ATGGCCAATTATCACGTTCCTGTACTTGTAAATGAAACTGTCAAATATTTAATCAACAATATTGACGGTGTATACGTTGATTGCACTGCAGGCACTGGAGGTCATATAGAGGCAATTTCACAACATCTTTCAAAAAATGCGGTTATAATAGCTATTGATGGAGATGAACAATCTCTCGATATCTGCAAAAATAGATTCAAAAACATGAACAACATTATCTATGCCAATGATAATTTTAAAAATATAAAAAAAATAATATTCACAAATGGATATACGAAACTTGATGGTATTCTTGTTGATCTGGGGTTATCAAATTTCTTGCTGAATTCCTCGGGAAGAGGTTTTACATATAAGAAAGACGAACCACTTGACATGAGATTTATAACTTCGCAAAAATATACCGCAAGAAGCTTCCTAAATAATGCACCGTTTGAAGAACTTAAGTCAGAATTAAAAAAGTATAGCGAGGACAGATATGCTGCTAAAATAGCAAGGGAAATTATTAAAGAAAGGGCTACTCAACCGATAGAAACTACGGGTCAACTTGTCTCAATTATAAAAAGAGTTGCTCCAGAACCATTTTTAACCAAAACATTGAGTCGTATCTTCCAGGCTATTAGAATACATGTAAATAAAGAAATGGAAAACCTACAGGCTTTGCTTGAACAATCAATTTCGATTTTGAATCCCGGTGGACGAATTGTAATAATTTCCTACCATTCTATTGAAGATAGAATAGTAAAAAACTTTTTTAAAACCGAGTCAACTGACTGTATATGCCCGGATAATTTTCCTATATGTACCTGCAATCACAAAAAAACAATTAAAATTTTAACTCGAAAACACATCACTCCTGGAAAAAATGAGATTGAAAAAAATCCCAATGCCAGGAGCGCAAAACTAAGAGCAGCGGAGCGATTAAATTAA
- the mraZ gene encoding division/cell wall cluster transcriptional repressor MraZ: MINYFSGESKANIDEKGRIIIPARFRKWEYPDSEPVFVVTKGFDPCLIAYPSSEWDDFAEKMMKLPRSNKKYRAFIRNVCRTAVRLKCDKQGRITIPQNLLDFANIKNEAILIGVLNSIEIWDPETLNNHHETNQELDDEFYQNMENLL; this comes from the coding sequence ATGATTAACTATTTTTCAGGAGAAAGCAAAGCAAACATAGATGAAAAAGGAAGAATCATTATCCCCGCAAGATTTAGGAAGTGGGAATATCCCGATTCTGAACCTGTTTTCGTTGTGACTAAAGGATTTGATCCATGTCTTATCGCCTATCCATCATCAGAATGGGATGATTTTGCAGAAAAAATGATGAAATTGCCTAGGTCTAACAAAAAGTACAGGGCTTTTATTCGAAATGTATGTAGAACTGCTGTTAGATTAAAATGCGATAAACAGGGAAGAATAACTATACCCCAGAATCTGCTTGATTTCGCTAATATTAAAAATGAAGCAATATTGATTGGGGTGCTAAACTCAATCGAAATATGGGATCCAGAAACATTAAACAATCATCATGAGACAAATCAAGAATTAGATGATGAATTCTATCAAAATATGGAGAATTTACTCTGA